From the Trifolium pratense cultivar HEN17-A07 linkage group LG4, ARS_RC_1.1, whole genome shotgun sequence genome, the window ttttctaaCATTTGATGAGATTGTGTTTTTGCAAATAAAGGGTGGATTTTGATCTAGCTTGAAAGTTTTGATCATCTGTTATAAGAGGTAGTTCTCTTCTTGCATCTCTTTATATCTCCAATTTGGTTTTTAGATTTTCATTTCAGATTTTTTGATTTGCAGATTACTTCTTATTGGCTACTAGAGATCGAATCAGTAAACCTTTATTTATGGTTTAATTGATTCAATCCAACCGCTTGAACCAAATGACTTAATAAAcaagtaattaataaaaatgaaaacaatgaaCCAGTTGAACCAACCAAATTTCAACTCAGTTCAATCCGGCAATCCTCTTCTGTGATGGTCATTGTGGCAATTGTATGTTCCTATTTGCAGGATAAATTGAGGCACCAGGTTGTTTTTGACACACTCAGGGGTGATTGGATGATTGCCTTTGGAAATTGGGAATTTGACCCAATGAAGCTTAGTAATCCATTCCCTCACAATAACAGAAGTTCAGTTCACATTTGGCAGGGCTATGAAGATAAAGTAGTACCCTCTCAAATTCAAAGATTCATTTCAGAGAAGCTACCATGGATACAATATCATGAAGTTGTAGATGGTGGTCATTTGATTGTACATTATAGTGGCTTAGGCGAGGCGATTTTGAAGGCACTTTTACTTGGGGAAGAAGATATTTCATATAAACCTAGATCATCAAAATCTGTATCTTAATTTTGCCATGACTTTTATCATAATCCAATGTTTATTATTGGTTAATTTTTTGGAGAAGTGCCAGATATTTAAAtcacattatttggttgaaagGAGGAAACTATCATATACAATCATGTATACTGTCTTTATTCATTTTTGAAAGAAATGTtagaaacatgtttttttttttttttgctaaggACACTTTTTATTATTGGGTGAAATTTAATGCTAGCACTACTATGAGACTTCAATGTGATTAAGCCAGGTTATGATCATGGAGCCATGGTTAAGGGATCCCTCCGAGTATCGATATAGATTCGTAATTTTTGTATcctcctctttttttttgtgataatttTTGTATCCTTCTAATAGTGAGGTTTATAATTTATGCGCGCTGCTAGAGTTTCTTAATTTTTGCGCTTTAGGTCAGTCTCTAATAGAGTGTTTCTTAATCTATGCGTCATATAGAGTTTCATGATACTACGATATTTTAGCATTCACAtagattcataatttttatgcGTTCTTGATACAAAGATTTGTAATTTCTGCGCGTCccgaatattattttttagttttcacgCCACAAGTATCCACAGTGGTTCGTAAATTTTTTGTGCTTACAATATAGACATTTATGATCTCTGCGCGCCACTTATAGAATTTCTGTTAATAGAGAGGTTCTTGATCTCTGCATCATATGTCAACCTCTATATATCGATagagatttataatttttattcgaCACAAGTATCCACAATGGTTCAGAATTTTTGTATCCTTCTAATagagtttattaatttttgcgTTTTAGGTCATCTTCTAACAGAGAGTTTCTTAATCTCTGTGTCATATAAGTTTCATGATACTTCGATATTTGAGCATTCACATAGATTCGTAATTTTTATGCACTCCTGATACAAAGGTTTGTAATTTCTGCATGCCGCTTATCTAAATTTTTAGTTTTCGCACCATAATTATCAATAATGGTTCGTAGTTTTTTTTTGCGCTAACCTATCATAATTTGTACACTTTATTACACTACATGATATATCCATATTGCACCATATCCTttacatccatgattgatatataaatgatgCTCCCCCGAAGTAATTTCCATATGCTTATGACTAGCTTCCTCAGCTCatagcatccatgattgatatataaatgataCTCCCCCTAAGAAATTTCCATATGCTTATGACTAGCTTCCTTAGCTCATAGCAACCATGATTGGTATATAAATCATGCTCcgccgaacccgtgcaacgcacgggcagcCGTctagttaaaataatatatcatgGGTTTCTTTTATAAGCCCAGCCCACATCATTCATTAAACCCTAATTATTAACTCTCTCACTCCCACACAAGTTTTTCATCTCTCATTGCATTCACTTCTTCTCtcatctatttctttttttcattctcTTGCATATGGCTTCTTTAGGAACATAAACAAAGTGAattactcttctttttttttttttctttttccctcCCATTCTCTGTATTGCATGATTGCTTCTGCaatgcaattttgtttttgatttaatttaagtatACATTTTGCTTAATCAAGAAAGCACCGTCAAATGAACTTTCCAAGATCAACAAAATGAGTATTTTACCATTGAGATTAAGAGTGGCTTCATCATTTTACATAATCCCAACGTTCTATGTAAAGATCTGGCATGATAGTTACTTATCAACGCATATGTGTTGGTCATTTCTGATGACTTCTTGCTTCTGATGGACACTTGCCTCTGATGTAAAGAGCCTCTTGAATCAtctttgcttctgaaacctTTCAAAAACTTATTTCTTTCCTTAAGAACTTAATAGTGATCAGAATTTGCTTATAAGATCCTGCACACGTAAAGTAAATATTATTACTACCAATTGCGcatttaatacttattgttatcatcaaaacttatAGATTATATTTGGGGCTTTTAgaaccaattttgttccaacaagcATGTGGTTTAAGGTGTTAGCTACTAAATATGGCTTGGAAGATGGGTGTGATGTTAGAGAAGGGTTTGATTTGAGTGTAGGTCATTGGTTTGAGCGAATAACATTAGTAGAATGGTTGGTAATGGTAAGcaaatccaattttttgaaAGATAATTGTTTGGTGTGAGGAACCTCTTAACGATAGATTTACTCGACTTTTTGATTTATCTATTGctaattaaaaacattttacAATGGCGGAGATTTGTGTAGGATGGGGAGGGGGAGATTTGTGTAGGATAGGGAGGGGTGTGAGGGGTGGAGATGACGTCATAATTTGTTTGCAGGGGCGTCTCTAACTTTTTGAAGGCTCTgtgaaattattaaaaatagaccctatttaaaaaaaaatgccaaaaaattcaaaaggattgtcatcgatttaaattacaaataacattaataacactaaaaaaaaatcatttttttcactaGTATATGTTATTCGGTTAGTGGAACTTAATTATCATTTGTTAACTCATATTGGTTCGATAGCGTTGGATGTTCATAAAGATGTTGTTTGGAACAAGATTGCTCCATGTAAGGTACTAAGGTGTCTCTTTTTACACGGCGGTTATTAAATAATAGATTCAACAAAAAGATAACCTGGTTTGTCGCGGAATGGTGCATTTGATGTCGAAGAAACTTCtaatcactttttcttttttttgcaatttttctCAAGTAATTTGAAGGAAAGTTCTCAATTGATTAAGTGTTAATGATCCTATGTCCAATGTTGTTAATGGTCATGTCATGcaattttttaatgttgatgTTTTTGGTAAAGATATTCGATCAGACTTACAAATGATTTGGTTGATTTATTGTTGACaactaagaaaataaataaataaataaaaaatagcagGTTTTTTCTAACCATACTTATCAATTTAAACATACACACCTAAATAcgtctcatttatttatttaaaaaataaacattatttaattttttaatcactTTTCTCATTGTGTCTAAATAATTTTCAGTTGTAACCATACTTGGTGTTTCTATCGCATTGACTAGAAAGTGGATTCAACAAATAGACGTGTACTGTACGGTTTTTCTTCCATatgcatgtttttttttctgCCGCATCTTTGCTCATATTCTTTATTGAATTggaatatttgatttatttaactAAAAGCTTTCAACAGTCTCACCAATATCGTAGAAGTTGAACAGTTATATACGGAAAGTGGAACAagataacaaaattatttaactctATGGGAGAAAATGACCTATAAGCCACTAGAAATCAAGATCACAGGATCCCAAAATTGATTCCACCAATTTATCTTttaacaaaaacaagatttaGTGGAATATGTGTAATACTTTTACCAAAAGTTCAAGAAGCAAATTAAATTGTGTAAATAAGATGTTTTAACAAGACAAGTTgtgtcaataaaaaaaagacaagaaagggatactttagtttaaaaaaaaaaagtgattctTTAAATTGGGTTTGCTTAGTGACATAATGGCACCCGCATTGCTCCATCCTCCACTTTGCTGGTATGATCGGTAGCACGCATTGCATTTTCTTTTTGGTTAAAACGTTAAGCATATTTTTGGATTCAATTAACATAGACATATTGTACATAAACTTTATATTAGAGTTAATAACACACTTACTCTAGCGCTCACTTTGAGCACACTATCTTATCGAATGAAGTTAATTTCGATCTACCCAAGAGTACTTAGATGAAATAACGCAGACCTCTTCTAACTTAACTAAGATACTGAGTTCGATCTCCGACTTGGGCATACAGCAGTGTTAAAACTTTTAGGAAAATTTTATCATCCATTTAAATTCTACAAGGCTCGAGGGATTAGTCCCACAAGACTCGAAATCAACCCCCAATTTTAGTATAAAGGTTACACTAGTTTAACTGTCTAAGTCGTGCCATACTAGACTCAACCATACAGGTCCTACTCAACACTAGTTTGATTACTAAAATCATGCCAAGCTCGCCTCAACCAATCAAATATGACATACCATTAGATTGACTATTCAAGCCATGTCTTAGCTCGATTCAACCATATCAAGCTCACCCTCGTCTTGGTTATGCAGGTCGATCGGCTTGATGTGGTCTTATGTTAAATGCTTCATGACTTTGTCGCGCAAATTGCACAAAGCAATAGCATAAGCTAAACATGTTCATTTCTACACGTCCTGTATGAAAGACAACCTTTCAAAAGCACTTCTCAACTCCATGCACCCTGTAGGCGAATGAGCTGCCCTGAAGAAGGAAAACTATCTCCACGGCCACACGTTGTCGTACTCATATGAATGAGAGTGAGGAGTGAGAGACTTTGAAGCAAAATCTAATATATGGGTTCGGATGACCAAAGAGAGACCATTAAGTCAAGAAGTGAAGGCTATAAAAGGAGGAATTTGAGAATGAATCTGCTCGTGTAATTTCTAATGAGGGGTAAAGTGTGATGTCTCACCATTCAAAAGGTGAAAAAAACGCATGAGAATGGAATGAATTTATTTGTGTGATACAACACTTTACAATCCCGTGTgataataatttatatgttccttaaacaatatttgattaatattttgatgacaattttcttttatgtgtTCCTTAAACAAAGCATTTAAGACGGTTGTTAACCTCATCCATGCGTCTAAGAACCCTCTCACAAGCTCAAACTACAAATTGGATTCTCTCATTCTTTTTCATAAATTTCTATCTCTCTtgattatcttttttattttttaatgaagtgAGAGAGTGAAATTAACAGAAAGATAAAAGAGTTCGATGAGTGAATGAGAGAAAAAAGAGGGAGATAATTAGAGGGGAACAGGCCAGACCgagccagcctatttctttaaatagagcagacCAAAGCTTTTTTATGAGCCTATTTAGTTAAATGGATCAGGTTAAATAGGTCAGGTCGCATGccattaaaaaagtcttttagcCTATTAGGCCAGCCTATTTAAgctaatatgaataatatttttattattattattatttatatattaaaaaatttactttgaatatattataaatttattaactttttcaatagtttaagtttattaatctacattagttttttacatatataattgtATTATATcctaaactagaattgaaatatgatggcatatatagtcaaaatctctaaaatatcatgttaaatatcaaaagtacATCAGTTTATTAGTTCagaagtatatttaaaaataaatataattatttatttaaatatgttcatgaGAAATaagcttttaaacaggctaacatgTCATGTTAAGCTTGTAAAAGGTCGGGCTCAggcctaaaaaataagtctatGATAGGTCATAGGTCAaactcaggcttggcaaagcctaacTCGGTCttgcctattcccacctctagaGATAATCCATATCCCTCAAACTACATTTCTTTTGCGATTTCGCGTTACTTTGTTGATGCTTTTAAATACCAACTTTTATGGATAACAAACACATTTAGTCTTAACTAAGTTACAAAAAATGTTCAAGCCCAAAGAGCTAGAATAGACATAGAAGCAGAACCCATAGTTAAGGCAACAAAAGAAGCCTTTTTCAAACGTGGATCAGAGGTTATAAGCTTGTTGTGAAAGAAATCAGCTGCTATGAGATCAACAAGAGCCATGTAAATTAGAATTCCTGAAGAAATTGAACCTAGTAACCCTTCTATTATTAAGGCATTTGGGTTACTATCATCATAACCTGTCAATGAGAATAATACCATCCCCAAAATTATCCCCATTGGGGTTGTTACTGAAAACATGAAGCACATGTACACCACTGTTCCATAGCTAAATCCTGCctgtaattattaattaatggtAAGATATGAATTAGAACAAAACTATGTAATATATTTATgtctttttgtcaaaaaaaaaattataatttaagccattatatatttttattatttatatttttactgtTCATGATATGTCAAATCCTgcctatatttatttatttttattatttctatatttatatgttgattttttcttttgttcacaCCAGCATTCAGCCCACTGGActgcctaatctggttcggaaccatcaagtagtttcagcgTCCTCCCGATTGTAGTTGCGAAAAATCGAACTGTGATCTTCTCTAGcaagttcagtgtcaatcatCATTAAAACAACTAACTATTTTCTTTAACTTgtacaatttaaattttttatatctaaatacattaataaatGTCCCCTACATGTTAGCTTAAATCACAAAAGCTTCATCCATATATATTTCTACCAACTTCACAATCAACAAAACATGCAATTAACTtcaatcccaaaaaaaaaaaatgcaattaactttgtcaaaagaaaaaacatgcaATTAACTTTTTAACTTCATCcattatctttaaaaaaaaatttcaaagtaaaacaagaaaaagaagaaaaaatgaactCACTAACCTGAGCAACACAACCACCAAGACCCATCCCTTCAAAAATCTGATGAAAAGCCAAAGCAGCAACCAAAGGTCTTATAGTACAAACATTCTGAGACATACCCATAGTCACACCAATTATAACCGAATGAAATATTATCCCAATTTCTAAAACTTGCGATACCAATCTCTGTTTCAACTTAATCAATTCTTCACCTCTCTCACAATccccatcaccaccaccaccgccacCACCAAGTTCAACTCCAATTTCTTTCTCACCCGCACTCACAGGCGCGTACTGCGCGTGTTCAACATGCGAACTAGCAACAAGATCCACAAACAGAGCGAGGATAACGCCGATAAGAGTGACCAATCCCGAGAAAGGAAAATCCTTCCATGGATGATGTGATGCCACGTGGCAATCAGAGAGTGCTGCGTACGCGTCAGGGAGAACGTGAACTAACGATGTTGAGAGGATAACGCCTGCCGCGAAACATTTTATTAAGACTAATGCTCTTTCGTATAACGGTTTTCCCCGGAAAACACGGGCGAGAAGGACGGGGGCTGACATGCCGATTGCGCTTGTGATGAAGATGACGAAGAGGGAGATTATTTTGAGGTTTGATGCCGCGACGGTGTCGCGGCAAGCGGTTGGAGATAGGTCTGTTGAAGAACATTCCGTTGTTGCCATtgattagagagagagagagagagagagagaaagtggtGAATGGGGAGGGTAATGGAATGGGttttgaagttgaagatgaCGAGGAAGGTTTAAaggatgatgaagaggaaaagGGATCAGTGAGTGATGAAATGACGTGGACCAGTTTCGGTTTCTGTTGTGGATTATGCATTAATGTGGGGTACAATATAAAAGTAGTTTTATATGGTTACGTGTTGGAATCTTGAATCATTCCAAATTTCCAATAGTACTAActcatctcttt encodes:
- the LOC123881873 gene encoding zinc transporter 6, chloroplastic, with product MATTECSSTDLSPTACRDTVAASNLKIISLFVIFITSAIGMSAPVLLARVFRGKPLYERALVLIKCFAAGVILSTSLVHVLPDAYAALSDCHVASHHPWKDFPFSGLVTLIGVILALFVDLVASSHVEHAQYAPVSAGEKEIGVELGGGGGGGDGDCERGEELIKLKQRLVSQVLEIGIIFHSVIIGVTMGMSQNVCTIRPLVAALAFHQIFEGMGLGGCVAQAGFSYGTVVYMCFMFSVTTPMGIILGMVLFSLTGYDDSNPNALIIEGLLGSISSGILIYMALVDLIAADFFHNKLITSDPRLKKASFVALTMGSASMSILALWA